A window from Culex pipiens pallens isolate TS chromosome 3, TS_CPP_V2, whole genome shotgun sequence encodes these proteins:
- the LOC120423210 gene encoding 17-beta-hydroxysteroid dehydrogenase 13-like isoform X3, protein MILRLYSSFILFWDFCIILVYFALQMLRSLYQFVKPPKRKSVAGEIVAIFGTSRGVGRDLAIQLAELGAKVACIDINSTDNDILVKGINDSGYIAHGFECDVTNKNDVIRTTSAIEKKFGHVTMLFHCCGVPSPRSIVTEPPPIQTTLNLSVISHFWLLEAILPKMKRNNHGHIVFLTSVAGLSGVKHQTPLSVAQFAVQGLFESVLDELRIEKFQKSIHTSLVHLYPFVVTEKCRNDIRMRIPSAFGTIPAEEAARRIIDGVRRNELEIGIPKYLLVLGHLVRLLPRRATLLLRELFDTGVDF, encoded by the exons ATGATCCTCAGACTGTACTCGAGCTTTATCCTGTTTTGGGACTTTTGCATCATTCTGGTGTACTTTGCACTGCAGATGCTTAGGTCGTTGTACCAGTTTGTGAAGCCCCCGAAGCGAAAATCCGTCGCTGGGGAGATTGTGGCC ATCTTCGGAACGAGTCGCGGCGTGGGCCGGGATCTGGCGATTCAGTTGGCCGAACTTGGCGCCAAAGTGGCCTGCATCGACATCAACTCCACGGACAATGACATCCTGGTGAAGGGGATCAACGACAGTGGCTACATTGCCCACGGGTTCGAGTGTGACGTGACGAACAAGAACGACGTCATCCGGACAACCAGCGCCATCGAAAAGAAGTTTGGCCACGTGACCATGCTGTTTCACTGCTGCGGTGTTCCCAGCCCGAGGTCAATCGTTACCGAACCGCCTCCAATTCAGACCACCCTTAATCTTAGTGTCATTTCACACTTTTGG CTCCTGGAAGCCATCCTCCCAAAAATGAAGCGAAACAATCACGGCCACATCGTATTCCTCACCTCGGTCGCCGGCCTCAGCGGTGTAAAGCACCAAACCCCACTTTCCGTCGCCCAATTCGCCGTGCAAGGCCTCTTCGAGTCGGTCCTCGACGAGCTGCGCATCGAAAAGTTCCAAAAGAGCATCCACACCTCCCTCGTGCACCTCTACCCGTTTGTGGTGACGGAAAAGTGCCGCAACGACATCCGGATGCGCATTCCGTCCGCGTTCGGAACGATTCCGGCCGAGGAGGCCGCCCGCCGAATCATCGACGGCGTCCGGCGGAACGAACTCGAGATTGGCATCCCCAAATATCTGCTCGTGCTGGGCCACCTGGTGCGACTGCTGCCCCGTCGGGCGACCCTGCTGCTCCGAGAGCTTTTCGACACCGGAGTCGACTTTTGA
- the LOC120423223 gene encoding LOW QUALITY PROTEIN: ketohexokinase-like (The sequence of the model RefSeq protein was modified relative to this genomic sequence to represent the inferred CDS: inserted 1 base in 1 codon), producing the protein MIESRFLSHLTFLLYYLSTPPPWPPXKRILCVGLCNLDIIQVCDAFPEEDSDQRSLQSRWQRGGNASNNCTVLALLGADAELLATFADSDHFRFAAERDLERRGIATVNCVRHEGCEIPLSTVWLSAATGSRTIVHSNPNLPELTVEDFRGCDLSLYSWVHFEGRRTASEISKMIASIKEWNDRSEEEKKILISVDLEKPRDSNLLLVPNVDIIFLGKDFARFRGFNSALEAVHGFRKEFPGSYTIICPWGSSGIAALDANGQYLNCGVYPPETVRDTLGAGDTFCAGCIFQLNRGSSLQAALEFGSKLAGAKIGDFGFDHLGGKIPALLEGCSK; encoded by the exons ATGATAGAATCCCGATTTTTATCCCACTTGACCTTTCTACTTTATTATTTGTCCA CTCCCCCACCATGGCCCC CCAAGCGAATCCTCTGCGTCGGCCTCTGCAACCTGGACATCATCCAAGTGTGCGACGCCTTCCCCGAGGAAGACTCCGACCAACGATCGCTGCAAAGCCGCTGGCAGCGCGGTGGCAACGCCTCGAACAACTGTACCGTCCTGGCCCTGCTCGGTGCGGACGCTGAGCTGCTGGCGACCTTTGCCGACTCGGACCACTTCCGGTTCGCCGCGGAGCGTGACCTCGAGCGGCGGGGAATCGCCACCGTCAACTGTGTCCGCCATGAGGGCTGCGAGATTCCGCTGTCGACGGTTTGGCTGAGTGCCGCGACCGGAAGTCGTACGATCGTGCACTCGAATCCGAACCTGCCGGAACTTACGGTGGAGGATTTTAGAGGGTGTGATTTGAGCTTGTACAGCTGGGTGCATTTTGAG GGCAGACGAACTGCGtcggaaatttccaaaatgatcGCGTCTATCAAAGAGTGGAACGATCGTTCGGAGGAGGAAAAGAAAATCCTAATCTCTGTAGATCTGGAAAAGCCACGAGATTCCAACCTGTTGCTCGTGCCAAATGTGGACATCATCTTTCTTGGCAAAGACTTTGCACGCTTCCGAGGATTCAACTCGGCGCTGGAAGCGGTTCATGGTTTTAGAAAGGAATTTCCCGGAAG tTATACAATCATCTGCCCTTGGGGAAGCAGCGGAATCGCTGCACTAGATGCCAACGGCCAATACCTCAACTGCGGCGTCTATCCGCCGGAAACGGTGCGCGATACGCTCGGCGCAGGGGACACATTCTGCGCGGGATGCATCTTCCAGCTGAACCGTGGCAGCTCGCTGCAAGCCGCACTCGAGTTCGGATCAAAACTGGCCGGCGCCAAGATCGGTGACTTTGGGTTTGACCATTTGGGCGGGAAAATACCCGCCCTTTTGGAGGGTTGTTCGAAGTGA
- the LOC120423210 gene encoding 17-beta-hydroxysteroid dehydrogenase 13-like isoform X2: MSSRKVLVRHDSQAPYIPDWLECHRKPVKMILRLYSSFILFWDFCIILVYFALQMLRSLYQFVKPPKRKSVAGEIVAIFGTSRGVGRDLAIQLAELGAKVACIDINSTDNDILVKGINDSGYIAHGFECDVTNKNDVIRTTSAIEKKFGHVTMLFHCCGVPSPRSIVTEPPPIQTTLNLSVISHFWLLEAILPKMKRNNHGHIVFLTSVAGLSGVKHQTPLSVAQFAVQGLFESVLDELRIEKFQKSIHTSLVHLYPFVVTEKCRNDIRMRIPSAFGTIPAEEAARRIIDGVRRNELEIGIPKYLLVLGHLVRLLPRRATLLLRELFDTGVDF, translated from the exons ATGTCTAGCCGAAAAGTGCTGGTGAGACAT GACTCACAGGCCCCGTATATTCCGGACTGGTTGGAGTGTCACCGCAAACCGGTCAAGATGATCCTCAGACTGTACTCGAGCTTTATCCTGTTTTGGGACTTTTGCATCATTCTGGTGTACTTTGCACTGCAGATGCTTAGGTCGTTGTACCAGTTTGTGAAGCCCCCGAAGCGAAAATCCGTCGCTGGGGAGATTGTGGCC ATCTTCGGAACGAGTCGCGGCGTGGGCCGGGATCTGGCGATTCAGTTGGCCGAACTTGGCGCCAAAGTGGCCTGCATCGACATCAACTCCACGGACAATGACATCCTGGTGAAGGGGATCAACGACAGTGGCTACATTGCCCACGGGTTCGAGTGTGACGTGACGAACAAGAACGACGTCATCCGGACAACCAGCGCCATCGAAAAGAAGTTTGGCCACGTGACCATGCTGTTTCACTGCTGCGGTGTTCCCAGCCCGAGGTCAATCGTTACCGAACCGCCTCCAATTCAGACCACCCTTAATCTTAGTGTCATTTCACACTTTTGG CTCCTGGAAGCCATCCTCCCAAAAATGAAGCGAAACAATCACGGCCACATCGTATTCCTCACCTCGGTCGCCGGCCTCAGCGGTGTAAAGCACCAAACCCCACTTTCCGTCGCCCAATTCGCCGTGCAAGGCCTCTTCGAGTCGGTCCTCGACGAGCTGCGCATCGAAAAGTTCCAAAAGAGCATCCACACCTCCCTCGTGCACCTCTACCCGTTTGTGGTGACGGAAAAGTGCCGCAACGACATCCGGATGCGCATTCCGTCCGCGTTCGGAACGATTCCGGCCGAGGAGGCCGCCCGCCGAATCATCGACGGCGTCCGGCGGAACGAACTCGAGATTGGCATCCCCAAATATCTGCTCGTGCTGGGCCACCTGGTGCGACTGCTGCCCCGTCGGGCGACCCTGCTGCTCCGAGAGCTTTTCGACACCGGAGTCGACTTTTGA
- the LOC120423210 gene encoding 17-beta-hydroxysteroid dehydrogenase 13-like isoform X1, whose translation MSSRKVLVRHVSSLRCDELPDSQAPYIPDWLECHRKPVKMILRLYSSFILFWDFCIILVYFALQMLRSLYQFVKPPKRKSVAGEIVAIFGTSRGVGRDLAIQLAELGAKVACIDINSTDNDILVKGINDSGYIAHGFECDVTNKNDVIRTTSAIEKKFGHVTMLFHCCGVPSPRSIVTEPPPIQTTLNLSVISHFWLLEAILPKMKRNNHGHIVFLTSVAGLSGVKHQTPLSVAQFAVQGLFESVLDELRIEKFQKSIHTSLVHLYPFVVTEKCRNDIRMRIPSAFGTIPAEEAARRIIDGVRRNELEIGIPKYLLVLGHLVRLLPRRATLLLRELFDTGVDF comes from the exons ATGTCTAGCCGAAAAGTGCTGGTGAGACATGTAAGTAGCTTACGGTGCGACGAACTCCCG GACTCACAGGCCCCGTATATTCCGGACTGGTTGGAGTGTCACCGCAAACCGGTCAAGATGATCCTCAGACTGTACTCGAGCTTTATCCTGTTTTGGGACTTTTGCATCATTCTGGTGTACTTTGCACTGCAGATGCTTAGGTCGTTGTACCAGTTTGTGAAGCCCCCGAAGCGAAAATCCGTCGCTGGGGAGATTGTGGCC ATCTTCGGAACGAGTCGCGGCGTGGGCCGGGATCTGGCGATTCAGTTGGCCGAACTTGGCGCCAAAGTGGCCTGCATCGACATCAACTCCACGGACAATGACATCCTGGTGAAGGGGATCAACGACAGTGGCTACATTGCCCACGGGTTCGAGTGTGACGTGACGAACAAGAACGACGTCATCCGGACAACCAGCGCCATCGAAAAGAAGTTTGGCCACGTGACCATGCTGTTTCACTGCTGCGGTGTTCCCAGCCCGAGGTCAATCGTTACCGAACCGCCTCCAATTCAGACCACCCTTAATCTTAGTGTCATTTCACACTTTTGG CTCCTGGAAGCCATCCTCCCAAAAATGAAGCGAAACAATCACGGCCACATCGTATTCCTCACCTCGGTCGCCGGCCTCAGCGGTGTAAAGCACCAAACCCCACTTTCCGTCGCCCAATTCGCCGTGCAAGGCCTCTTCGAGTCGGTCCTCGACGAGCTGCGCATCGAAAAGTTCCAAAAGAGCATCCACACCTCCCTCGTGCACCTCTACCCGTTTGTGGTGACGGAAAAGTGCCGCAACGACATCCGGATGCGCATTCCGTCCGCGTTCGGAACGATTCCGGCCGAGGAGGCCGCCCGCCGAATCATCGACGGCGTCCGGCGGAACGAACTCGAGATTGGCATCCCCAAATATCTGCTCGTGCTGGGCCACCTGGTGCGACTGCTGCCCCGTCGGGCGACCCTGCTGCTCCGAGAGCTTTTCGACACCGGAGTCGACTTTTGA